ACTCCGGTTTTCTTGAGCTTATGGAATAGCCGTTGGTAAGGCTCAGCGTGGTTGCAATCCTCATGCCATGCGTTACTGACAACATTCATGAAGCCCGGCATGGAGACCCAAAAATTCTCAAATTTGAAGGAGCGGGGCCGCCGAGGGCCACTGTCATCCGCAAGGAGAGGACAATGATCGGATAGCGACGAGGAGAGCGCACGAAGGACGTGAGAACTGAAACTGAGGTCCCAGTCTGTATTGCAGAAAAAGGAGTCAAGCTTGCAAAGGGTAGGGTTGGCACGTTCGTTGCTCCAAGTGAACCTTCTGTTCTGGAGGTGTATCTCGTTGAGCTCACACTCATGGAGAGTGTTGCGAAATCGGTTGATAcagctacggttgatgtttcgcTTGTTCTTGTCCCGAGCCCTGTATATTTGGTTAAAGTCGCCTAGAACCAGCCACTTCGTACCCGACGACGGCTTTTGAGCAAGAAGTTCGGAGAAAAAAATCATTCTTCAGAGAGGAGGCCGTGGGGCCATAAACGGCCGTGAGCTTGAAGGAAATGTTGGTGGCACGGACTAAGACAGTAGCGGAAAGGCAAAAGGTAGCAGCAACAACATCTCAGACCTGCACAGCCTCGTCATCCCAAAGAAGCAAAATGCCTCCTCTAGTTCCCACAGCCGGCCGCTGGGCAAAACTCTTGAGCCTAGCTCCCCCAAGAAAGGCAGCGGTAAACTGATCCATGGCAGCAAGTTTGGTCTCCTGGAGACAAGCCAAATGACACGAAGTGGCAGCAATAGTTTCATGAACGGTAGCACGACGATCCGGGCAGTTAAGGCCCCTTACATTCCAGCAAATAAAATTAACAGGTTGTCCTAACATTGGAAACCAAAAGACCCAAAGAACACAAAGCATCAGGAGGCAAGGCTCAAGCCACAGCCTCCTCATCGTGGTCCAGCGCAGCAGCACCTCCATGACTGATGAGAGCCTCTTCCACGCTAGCAGCATGAGCATCATCAATCTTGAAGAGGCCTCGCAGCGCATGCATGATATTTTCTGGCAGCTGGTCTTTGAATTGCAGCTCGAACTGATCCAGAGCCCTGGCAGTTACGTCTTCTCCGTCGCGGATGATGCCGATCGAGCGACAAACCAGCCCCTGCGCCTCCTTTGCCATAGACGTGGCAAACCCCACTTTCTTCTTAGCTTGCACCCTAGCGCTGATGCGGCACAGGGAGAGACCACCCTCGGAGGAGATGGTCATCCCTGCAAGAGTTTTGCGCCGCCTGGAAGGAGCTTTGACCGGAGAGGAAGTAGGAGACGGGAGCAGTGCCGGCGCCCAGGGCACAAACAGAGGCTCCAGGCCAGCAGGAATGACGCCCTCCCTGGCAACAGCCAGCGGCGTCCTTGGTGTTGCTGCAGAGATGACAGAAGGCGTTGGTGAGTTCCCAAACCCAGGGGGTGCGAAGGAGACGGCGACGACAGCGACAAACAAGCCGGAGAACACAGGCTCGCCACCACAGGGCTGGCTGGCGCAACCCTGGCCACCATCGCAGCCATAGCATCAGCAGAGCGGTCGTCAGCACGCCTGGAGCTCATCGGAGCAGGAAGAACCGAGGTGGGCGTCAGGGGAGGGGACGCCGGCGGCGTCAGGTTGTCGCTGGCGTGGCTCCGCACCGAGCGTGGCGACAGATGCCGAGAGGCAGCGCGGCCACGGCCAGCCTCCGCGGTCTGCGCCAACGCCACATCAGCGACAGTGGCGCCTCCCAGCCCAGCGGTCTGCACCAGCGCCGCCACGCACTCAGCAGCGGCAGGGGCTCCTCCCTGCCTGCGACGCCCATCGCGGCCGTCATGGCGATCCCCGCGGCGGTCGTCGCGCCGCCTCTGGTCGTCACGACGCTGGTCTTCATGCCGACCATCCCCATCCCTCCTGTCTCCAGCAGCGCGGGAGCGACTCCGAAAGATTCTGCCCGCCCAGGAGCCACGGTCGTCCTGACGACCACGCTGGTCGTCATCATCTCTGCGCCCATTGCGGTCTTCATGATCGTCATCGCGGCGTTGGCATGTGCCACGGGAGGCGGGGGAGCTGTGGCTCTCCCGCGGCTGGCGCTCCCCGTCGATGATGCCCTTGTCCCAGTCGTAGCCCTGCCGCCTTGCACTTTGAGGAACGTTGCCAGCCGCATCAGGACTGAAGTCTTCCTTATATATACCAATATAATACTACTCCATACAAGTCCGTAGTTTCTACAGTACAATAATTCCTGGCTACATATTCAGGTCTTGAAGAAACTGATGGCAGGAGGTTGATGAGCCCACCTCTCCTTTTGCTACAATAATTCAAGGAGGTTGATGAGTCCATCTAGGTGGTGCTTCCTGGTGATGTTGAGATGCACCATTTATCTCGTGCGTCTTTTAAGCCATAAATGGTTGTTAAGCACAAGACCACTTTTATCCCGAGCCAAGAGCTACTCTACACGGACGCTGCTCCTCCCTTTTTATCCCGTGCAATGGAAGCCAAGGGAACACGAATAGTGCGCTAAAAGTGTGACGCGGAAAACCAAACACGTTTCGATCCATGGAATCTCATTTTACACATTTTCCGCCAAGACGTCAAATTATGTGGTGCTCCAGCACCAAACACGCAAAAGGATGAATTTGTGGAGTAAATCCCAAGGATAAAAACCACCTGTCTCTTCGGCAGGTGAAGGGAAGGGAAGGAGTGCCCCTTCAACCAAGGAACGAGCCTCCGGTGCAGTGGAACTCACTATCTACAGCTCGATCCACCAGAtttttccaagttcaaacctcgTGCAAATTTTACTTGGCATCTCCGTATCTCCAAATGCACTGTTGCAGAATGGGCTGGGTCGCCGGGCATCAGTGTTTGTTTGTAAGAGCATCttcagccgttggccccccaTGGGGCGCCTAAAATCGCCGCCCGGTGATGAGCCGGCGCAAGTCTGGGGGCGAGTTGGTCCCTAGCCGCCGGCCCCAGGGCCGCCTCCAGGCGCGTTCAAAAAATAAAAGTATATAGCAAAGTTCGGCTAAACACGACAAATTTCGGCCAACTTGAGCATATATTTCGACAAAGTTCGCGGATTTTCATTACATAGCAAATATATAAACTAATTAAAAAAGAAACTGGCTGAACCCCAAGTAGTCAccgtcgtcgccgccatcctCACCGCCGGCCTTCTCCTCCTTGACGCGGGCGCCCCTGCTGGACCCGGCGTCGCCATGGCGGACtggtggaggcggcggcgcatcgtcgtcgtcgctgtcgtcgaTGACGACGACTCCTCCTTCGTCGCGGCCCCGGCGGCGCTCCGCGAAGCGCCGCAGGGCGGCGCACTGGCGCTCCCTCGCCATCTTCAGGGAGTCCTGGCGTGCCCATTCAAGGGCCGCATCGTCGTCGAGCTCGACCTCGCCGTGCTCCGTCTTCACGGCGGGGAGACCCGGCTCCGCCTTCACCGGCGCGAGCCCCGGCTTCGTCTTTGGCTTGACAAAGCGCGGAGGAGGAGCCGACGAGGAGGCGCGccggccgccctcgttgatgacgatgccggcgctgcgagtgcgccggccgagcggcatctccgccgcgggctcggccttgacgccgagCAGCGCCGAAGTGCCGGAGGAGTGCGAGGAAGAACGCGAGGAGGAGCCGAACCTTCTTGGCGCCCATGGCCCGTCGCGTCGGCGGTGCGCCGGGGCGGCCGCCCTCGCCGGGGGGTACTCCAACGGCGGGTTGTTGCCGCCCTCAAGGTGCGTCAGCACTTCCTCGAGTGTGCGGCCGGGGACGCCCCACCACAGGTGGCGCCCCTCACTGTTCTTCAGGCCGCCGACCACCGGCGCGCCGTTGGTGGACGCCAGCCGCCGTTGCTGGCGACGCTCGAAGTATGCCGCCCAAGCCgcgtggttgtcggcggcgtactgGGGGAGGGCGAGCTGGGCGTTGGTGAGGGAGGCGCGCACGACCTCGACCTCGTCAGCGAAGTAGGAGGGTTTCGCCACGGCGTCGGGCAACGGGGGAATGGGCACTCCCCCCTTGCTGAGCCTCCACCCCGTCGGCCCGGCGTGCATGTCAGGCGGCGCCGGGATGTTCGCCTGGAACAGGAGCCACGACTCCTGTTCGTGGAGCgtgcggcggccgaagccgttggccgccgcctcgtctccggggaaacgctcggccatcgggagaagagggggagggagagggaggggctGGGCGGCGGCTCACGggggagggagaggaagagggagagggagggctcggcGGCAGCGCTCGGGAGAGGTAGAgctcggcggcgagggcgggGCTGGTGTGGCCACACGCGGGCGAGGCCACCGGCTTATATAGCCGCACCGCGCCCGTGTGTACGCGTGCGAGGGAGGGGAGGCGTCGGCGCGCCGTCCCGTgacgcgccgcccgtgaggaatcaatggcaaggctgaccggcggcagccttgccattgattccccgcgggaaaccgaggTGTTGGGGGAAGACGAGGCGCGGTGTCGCTGACGCGGCTGGCCCGCGGCTTTTTCGCGCCAAAACCGCTTGCCCCGGCGCCCCCAggccccccagcgcgccgggttcggcctgggtccgccggcgtTGATTTCGGCGCAGGCCGGCGAAAATCGGactcctgggggcgcgactgggccgttttTTCGGCGCCGGCACGAAAAAATCGCCTTGGGAGGCCTCCCTGgcggcgcggctggagatgctctaactaGCCGATCGATTATAGAGGTTCCGAAGCATATGCCGGTATAATTCTCCGGTACGATTTTGATCAGAGTCATTGGAGCCACAAGCTCCTCAAAGCGATGCATTATCACCTCCTACAGTCtgccctccgtttctaaatatttgtctttttagagatttcaacaagtgactatataaaaagcaaaatgagtgaatctacactaaaatatgtctatatacatccgtgtGTGATAGTCTATtcaaaatctctaaaaagacaaatatttataaacagagggagtagtacagtaGGTTTTAGCAGGGTCACCGACGAATCAGCTCCCAATCCCCAATTAGAAGGGCAACCCAGCGGCAGCGCGCCGCGTGTCCCGGCTCCGCTCCGCTCAAAAACAGATCGACATGGTGACTTGCAAGGCATCATCTCCACCACAACATGGCATGGCCTGAGATGTCAGCCTCGCAAACCAACTCCCCGAAAAGGATAATAATAATCATATTATAGTAAACCTACCAGCGAACAAACTAAGGAGATGGAGATAAGATCGGATCGGGGCGGCGCCAGCGGCAGAATCCGCCAAAGCGGAGGCATGTGGGTGGGAGTGGCCAACAAACTTCAATACTACTccgtttttatttctgaaaaagAAATGATAAGCCGTGCTCATGGGGTCCAAGTCATCGGTGTCCAAGCGAACCTAACTTGCGCAATGTAAACACGCCGGAAACGAACGGTGATGTCACTAACGCGAAATGCGTTCGGTTTTCGGAGTATTAGTCAAAGCGCACTAGTAGGACGCCCCGCGTTATCTTATCCCcgtcgccccctctatatataccCGCCCTCCTGCCAGATTGTAAAGGTCGTGAAACATAGCGAGCAACAGCAAGAACAAGCGCAGGAATATATCCATCCATATACAGCAGCGAGCATACCTTCCTTGCCTTTCTCCGTGAGGTCCATTGCAATCCAGAAACCTTCAAGTATGGGCAGATCTGCAATTTCTCAGGCCCTTCCGGTGCACCAGGAAGACGAGGACCTGTTCGagacctcctcctccttctcctgcGACTCCGACGACGAGGCCCAGTTCTCCGACGGCGAGGACCAGTTTGTGCCGGCTTCCCCGCCGGTGCGGAGACTGAATTCTGACAGCGTCTACGATCTGTCGTCCATGAAAGCAGAGCTCTCTGTCAAGTAAGTCTCCGAGGAACTTGATGCCTTCCTTCATAAGTTCATCACACCGTCACATATATGTGCAGCAGCAAAAGGGGAGTTTTTCCTGACCGTGCGGTTCTTCTCTTTGCAGGAAAGGAGGGTTGTCCAAGTACTACGACGGAAAGTCCCAGTCATTCGCGTGCATGTCCGAGGTGAGGTGCCTGGAGGACCTGCCCAAGAAGAGCCCCTACAAGAAGATCAAGTCGTGCAGGAGCAACATCGATCTGGACGGGAACCAGAAAGCCTGCCCCGTACCT
The Aegilops tauschii subsp. strangulata cultivar AL8/78 chromosome 3, Aet v6.0, whole genome shotgun sequence genome window above contains:
- the LOC109762545 gene encoding uncharacterized protein, producing MGRSAISQALPVHQEDEDLFETSSSFSCDSDDEAQFSDGEDQFVPASPPVRRLNSDSVYDLSSMKAELSVKKGGLSKYYDGKSQSFACMSEVRCLEDLPKKSPYKKIKSCRSNIDLDGNQKACPVPGSHNSKGMAKPSGSSCANLMARNNSANMLYRPPAIPVNKSACHQ